A window of Limosilactobacillus sp. WILCCON 0051 genomic DNA:
CGTACCTTGCGTAACCTCATAGGCCGGATAGCCCATGATCGTTTCTGACAGCGTTGACTTTCCCGTGCCATTGGGACCCATGATGGCATGAATCTCACCGGTTGGCACCGTTAGATCAACGCCTTTTAAGATTTCTTCGCCGGTTTCTTTGATAATGGCATGCAGATGATTGATTTTTAATGTCATGATGGCCTCTTTTCTAGTGAACCAGCTTATCCCAGATAACGACTTGGTTGGCTTTTAATGATTTCTGCACGTCAATGATGCGCTGGTTGGCACTGCCCCGAAACTGCAGCGTCAAATCCTTTTGCCCTTCTAAAAAGCGACCGTCAACCAAAATATCGATCAGGCTCAGCATTTCCAGTTTGTCATATGATTCCTGCTGCAGCTCTTCCCAAGTGTAGCCCGACCATGACCAGATATCTTTGGTATGGCCAAACTCCTTGCGCACGCGCTTGATGATCTTTAAGCAGACCTGGGTGTTCAAGAATGGTTCCCCGCCCAACAGCGTCAGTCCTTGAACATAGTCATGATCCAAGTCTTCAATGATCTGATCTTCCAGTTCCTGTGAATAGGGCTGACCATAGTGAAAGTTTTGCGCGGCCTTGTTGTAGCAGCCAGGACAGTTGAACAGGCAGCCGCTGACGTAAAGACTGCAGCGCACCCCTTCACCATCGACAAAGTTAAATGGCTTGTAGTCGGCAATGTATTGTAAGGAATGATCCTCGGCCAGCCATTCCTTGGGTTTAGGATTCTTGGGGAGTCTGATTGGACGTTCTTTTGTCATGCATATCTTCCTTTCTAAAGCAATAAAGGCCCGACGTTCGGTCTAGCCGAATGCGGACCCTTAGCGGTATTCACGAGTTGTTTAATTTTGATTGAAACGCCGAAGCTTAAGGTGGCGTCGTTTTAAGTCAGTAATATTTTCCAGCCATGCTGATCATTGAACCAGTCGCTGCGTGTTTTTTAAATTGCGGGCTGCGTGGTCTTTAAATTGCGGGCGCCGAATTTTCCAAGACACGGATTCAGCACTTTGATTTTTAAAATGCAGACGCAGCACCTTGGCTAAAGCCGAGCTGAGCATTTTGCCGGCTGCTTAGGATGCTGAACCAGACGCTGGCAGCCTGCTAGATCTGATCGCCGGTGATGTTAGCGTGCGCCTTATCATCCAGCTGCCGGCTCCGTTGGAATTCAGCGGCCGTCTTGATCATGCCAGGATCCATGTGCTTAGCCCGGTGAATGATTTCTTCGTGACGACCATGAACCATTGGCCGTGCCTGAGGATTGCCAAGGTAGCCGCAAGTCCGTTTAACCACGTCACAGGTTGCGGGATCAGTGTTGCCGCATTGTGGACACTTAAAGCCGCGCGCTGTGGCCTTGAACTCGCCTTTAAAGCCGCACTTGAAACATTGATCGATTGAGGTGTTGGTTCCCAGATAGCCGACATGATCGTATGCCCAGTCCCAAACGGCTTCCAACGCTTTCGGATTCTGACGCAGGTTTGGATATTCGCAGTAGTGAATGAAACCACCCGCTGCGTACTGAGGAAAGTCTTCTTCAAACGTCAGCTTTTCAAATGGCGTCGGATGCTTGCGGACGTCATAGTGGAAGCTGTTGGTGTAATATTCCTTGTCAGTGACGTCTTCAACCAGGCCAAACTTCTTTTCGTCATCCCGGCAGAACGTGTCCGTTAAAGATTCGGCTGGCGTGGAGTAGACGCTGAAGTGGTAGCCTTCTTCTTTTTCCCATTGCGCACAAAGGTCATGCATCTGTTTGACGATTGAAACCGCAAAGTCGTGAGCTTCCTGGTTGTGTTCCCACTTTGGACCGTAGAACGTTGAGCAGACCTCATACAGACCAATGTAGCCCAATGATACGGTCGCGCGGCTGTTCTTGAAGACCTCATCAACGCTGTCGTCTTTCTTCAGCCGCTTGCCAAACGCACCATACATGTAAAGCAGCGGCGCGTTTTCCGGCTTGGCTTCCTTGGTCCGCTTGATCCGGTAGTCCAGCGCGATCTTGGCAATGTTCATCTTTTCATCAAAGATCTGCCAGAACAGCTGCTTGTCGCCATGAGCCTCCAAAGCGATCCGAGGCAGGTTGACCGTAACCACGCCCAGGTTCATCCGGCCAGAGTTGACCTCCTTGCCGTTTTCATCTTTCCAGCCCTGCAAAAACGACCGGCAACCCATTGGCGTCTTGAATGAGCCCGTAATCTCCTTGATCTTGTCATACATCAATAGGTCAGGGTACATCCGTTTAGTAGAGCATTCCAGCGCCAACTGTTTGATATCATAGTTGGGATCGCCTGGCTTAAGATTCAGACCGCGCTTTAAAGTAAAGATCAGCTTCGGGAAGATCGCCGTCCGATGTTCCTTGCCCAGCCCCTTGATGCGAATCTGTAAAATTGCTTTTTGAATCTCGCGGCAGATCCAGGAAGTTCCCAAACCAAAGTTGATCGTCGTAAACGGTGTCTGCCCCTGACTGGAGTAGAGCGTGTTGATCTCATATTCCAGAGCCTGCATCGCGTCATAAATGTCTTTTTTAGTCTTGGCCTTGGCATAGGCTTCCTGCTTGTCTGGCGCAACCCATTCCTTGGCATCCTTCATGTGCTTTTCATAGTTAAGCTTGGCATATGGCTCCAACAGCTGGTCAATGCGGTTGGCCGAGCAGCCACCATACTGCAGTGAAGCTACGTTGGCAATAATCTGCGACATCTGAGCCGTGGCCGTTTGAATGGAGCGTGGTGAAGAAACCCACGCGTTCCCAATCTTAAAACCATTTTTGAACATTTCGTCAAAGTCGATCAGACAACAGTTGGTTTCTGGCATAACTGGAGAGTAGTCCAAATCGTGCCAGTGAATGTCGCCACGCAGATGTGCCTTGGCAACGATACCTGGCAGCATTTTGAGTCCCAGTGCTCGACTAACCACACCGGCTTCCAGGTCACGCTGCGTGTTAAAGACCCGTGAGTCCTTGTTGGCATTTTCGTGCACGATATGGGAATCACGGCCAAACAGCTGATGGAGCTTGTTCATCGGATTAGTGGCCTCGGCAAAGGCTTCTTCATCCTGCTTGCGGTATTCAATGTAGCGCGTTGCCAGATCGTCATGACCAGCCTGGCGCAGTCCATCAACAAAAGCTTCGGCAATCTCAATCGTCGTGGCGCTTGCCTGATCCTTAAAGGCCTGTGACAAAGCTTGGCAGACGGATTGTTGCGTTGCCCAATCCGCGTCAAGTGACTTAAAGATCAAGTTCAGCTTATAGGCATAAAAGGGCGTTTCAGTCCCATCCCTTTTAACTACCTTTAAATCTGCCAGACTATTTAGCCCGGTGTTTTTTTCCGTCTGCAGCTTCATTGTGATCCTCTCCTTTTTTGAACACCATCTATATTAGCGCAAAACACAACATCTAGTTAAGCCTTGACTTTTACATCACTATATGTTGTAGTCAGTAATTTGTTATTGCAGATCGAGGTTATAAAATAGATTTCATAATCGTACGTTAAGGCGATCAAAAGCACGCTAAAACTCAATTCTTGATTTGGCATGAATCGCATATCGAACTGAATTCAATGTATAATCCAAAGCTAATTTATCGTTTGATATGCTCATAAAATCGTCCTAAATTTTTCTGGATATATGATAAAAATACCATCACTTCCAAAAACAGCCAAAGACTATCATAGTTGCTAATCATTGATATATCAAGGCTTGACAAGAATTTAACGCTGAGTAAAACGTGATAGTTCTGATTGGATCAAGCTTTAAAAAATTTTTAGCGAGCCAGCTGTCGCCATGCTTTTTAATTTTTTCTATTATATAAATAACAGCCCGACCATTGCGATCGAGCTGTTTTAAAATTGATCAATATCATAAATCTCTTTAATTGCTTTATCAACATTGGTAAACGGATCATCGTCATAGATCTTGTTATTCTTTTGATAAAGCCGTTCAGCATTTAATTTGGCGGTCTGAACTTTGTCTTCAAGATATTTTGAATAATCAGAGCCTTTGAAACGACGATAATCTTGGCCAAAGTACTTTTTCCCCGAAAGTTTTTGATAAAGTCCTTTTCTTGTATATGATTTCATTACACTTTCAAAATGCATCAAAATCCAAATCTCAAATGAAATTGAAGAAAAAATCACTTTAATGTTATAGCGCTCGGCAAGTTTTTCGCAATGTTGCAGTTCTGCTCTTGAGTGATCATCGCGGTCAAAAACAACATATACCTGATCAAATTTTTCTTGTTTTTGGTGTTGATTGGCGGTCTCAATCAACTTTCTTCCAGAAGCCCCAGCATCTTTGACTTTTATTTTTGTGTGATATGTTGTCACGACATTGCCGCGACGATATTTTTTGTTAAGCATGTCAAAATACTGTTTTTCCGATGCGCCCTCGCAAAAAATGCCAATACTAAAATGTGGTTTTATCTTTTTCCTCGTTCTTGACATATTGTTCCCCCACTATGCCATCAACTCTTGCCAAAGTCTTCAATAATTCTTCGGTATCAACGATCGGAACGGCCCCATATCGTCCCTCAATGTAACGCTTGGCAAAATGAATATCCAGGCGTCCCTTAGTGCGTGGATCATTAAAATCAAAAATTGAGTTTAACGTGCTGATACCATGAAAATCTTTCTCAGCTAAGTAAATCTGGTCAATTCTCACCTTTAAGTCCATCAGCTGAATATTATGCGTTGTTAAGATAAACTGATTTAGGTTTTGCTTTGAATTAAAAATTCTGACCAGCGACTGTGACAATTCGTTATGAAGCGAATCATCAAATTCATCAATCAAAATTGTTTTGTGACTGCCATTAACCTGCGAATAGATAATGTACAGCACTATCTTAAAGATACGGATTGTCCCAAGCGATTCTTGGCTTAATGAAAATTCCTCATCTCCAACGACCTGTCCGGCACCATTATATTTTTTATGAACAGTAAATAGTTGCGGCACAGTTTTCTGCGCATCTTTAAAGAGTGGCTGCAGCTGTTCAGGAATATCTTGTAGATTTGGCGTAGGTATATCGCGAACCCTAATGTCAATAATATTAAAATCAGCGTTTCGTAAAAAGGCCACCATTTCATCTTTCAAGATTTGATTCTTCATTAATTCGACCAACTTTGCTGGTACGATGCCTGAATTATTAATTGCGTATAAATCATTATAAAACCATTTAAAGATACGCATTGCATGAATATCGTTGAATTGTTGCGCAATATAGAGAAACAGGCCATTGATACGCATATTTTTAATATATGCTTTTAATTGATCAGGTACGTTCAATAAATTCTGATCTTGTCGCTTGAAATAATTGATAGTCTTGTTTCGCTTAATAATGTCTAATGATTCATAAGTTACCGCACGTGCATTATAGTCAAAGCGATATTGATATTGAACTGAGTCAATCAATAAATCAATCGTAAAACTGGTATCTTCATTTCTTGAGTCCTCGTCCAAAGCAAATGGCGTAAATGCCAATCTGCTTGCACTGTTTTCGCCACCCCCGTTTAAAACGATTTTCTTCATCGTTAAAAGACCATTGATGACCCATGTTTTCCCCGCACCATTTGGACCAAAAATCAGCAGGTTTTTTAACAATTTGAGGTTTTTAAATTCAAACGTATTCGTTTCTCGGTAACTTTTCAGATATGCACCAGTTTCAGCAGAGAGAATCATCTCCTCTTTAAATGAAGCGAAATTTTTCATTTTAAAATCAATCAACATATCTAGTCACCTTCTTATTTGTTTATCACATATTTTCGTGATTAATTATAACAAATATTCCGTTTTCGTGCCTCAAATTTTCGCTTTATCCTGCTACCGATATAAATAACAGCCCGACCATTGCAATCGAGCTGTTTTAATTTTTCAACGCCGGCAAACGAAACCAATCCTCTAAAACTCGAGATAGTCATAATAAACGGAATTTGGATCTTGAACCGCTTTTAGATATTCCGCGAAATATGGCAGCGTGTAGTTAACCTGTCCATATGATGCCGGAACCACCAGATGACGCTCAATGGCACGACGGCGATATTGCGATACATAGGAAGCATTTTGATTCATCATTGAAACGACATCTTTAAACCGACGATGATCAGCTACAGCAATTAAATATTTCTTATCTTGTGGTGAAAGATCAACGAAAATTTTTTGATAGGCATTATCAAACAACTGAACAATATACTGCTGCTCAATTGACTTTAAATCTGCCTGCTGAATTGGACGCGCCAACTTTTCTTGATACTCAAAGGCCAAATAACCAAGCAGCTGAAAGGCATATGAATAGCCACGCACCATGTTAGCCATTTGCTGGGCAGTTACCCAGTCGCATCCAAGCACTTTGGAATAGCCAAGCGCAGTATTGCCGTTTCCTAGAGGCTCCATGGTTATCTTTTCAGAGCGCAATAAGAAAGTCATTTTATTTTCCGTTTGAATATTTAAAATCAGATCTGGTAACCCAGTCATTAGTGTAAAAATTGGCATCTGATGACGTTTCAAGTCGTTAAACACCTGTGCAAAGCTGCGAATTGCCTTACTGTTGTCAACCTCATCAATCGTAACCAAAACATATTGATGCTTCTTCTTTACTATCTGCATCAATTCAACGACCCGC
This region includes:
- the nrdG gene encoding anaerobic ribonucleoside-triphosphate reductase activating protein translates to MTKERPIRLPKNPKPKEWLAEDHSLQYIADYKPFNFVDGEGVRCSLYVSGCLFNCPGCYNKAAQNFHYGQPYSQELEDQIIEDLDHDYVQGLTLLGGEPFLNTQVCLKIIKRVRKEFGHTKDIWSWSGYTWEELQQESYDKLEMLSLIDILVDGRFLEGQKDLTLQFRGSANQRIIDVQKSLKANQVVIWDKLVH
- the nrdD gene encoding anaerobic ribonucleoside-triphosphate reductase yields the protein MKLQTEKNTGLNSLADLKVVKRDGTETPFYAYKLNLIFKSLDADWATQQSVCQALSQAFKDQASATTIEIAEAFVDGLRQAGHDDLATRYIEYRKQDEEAFAEATNPMNKLHQLFGRDSHIVHENANKDSRVFNTQRDLEAGVVSRALGLKMLPGIVAKAHLRGDIHWHDLDYSPVMPETNCCLIDFDEMFKNGFKIGNAWVSSPRSIQTATAQMSQIIANVASLQYGGCSANRIDQLLEPYAKLNYEKHMKDAKEWVAPDKQEAYAKAKTKKDIYDAMQALEYEINTLYSSQGQTPFTTINFGLGTSWICREIQKAILQIRIKGLGKEHRTAIFPKLIFTLKRGLNLKPGDPNYDIKQLALECSTKRMYPDLLMYDKIKEITGSFKTPMGCRSFLQGWKDENGKEVNSGRMNLGVVTVNLPRIALEAHGDKQLFWQIFDEKMNIAKIALDYRIKRTKEAKPENAPLLYMYGAFGKRLKKDDSVDEVFKNSRATVSLGYIGLYEVCSTFYGPKWEHNQEAHDFAVSIVKQMHDLCAQWEKEEGYHFSVYSTPAESLTDTFCRDDEKKFGLVEDVTDKEYYTNSFHYDVRKHPTPFEKLTFEEDFPQYAAGGFIHYCEYPNLRQNPKALEAVWDWAYDHVGYLGTNTSIDQCFKCGFKGEFKATARGFKCPQCGNTDPATCDVVKRTCGYLGNPQARPMVHGRHEEIIHRAKHMDPGMIKTAAEFQRSRQLDDKAHANITGDQI
- a CDS encoding RloB family protein, which codes for MSRTRKKIKPHFSIGIFCEGASEKQYFDMLNKKYRRGNVVTTYHTKIKVKDAGASGRKLIETANQHQKQEKFDQVYVVFDRDDHSRAELQHCEKLAERYNIKVIFSSISFEIWILMHFESVMKSYTRKGLYQKLSGKKYFGQDYRRFKGSDYSKYLEDKVQTAKLNAERLYQKNNKIYDDDPFTNVDKAIKEIYDIDQF
- a CDS encoding ATP-binding protein, with product MLIDFKMKNFASFKEEMILSAETGAYLKSYRETNTFEFKNLKLLKNLLIFGPNGAGKTWVINGLLTMKKIVLNGGGENSASRLAFTPFALDEDSRNEDTSFTIDLLIDSVQYQYRFDYNARAVTYESLDIIKRNKTINYFKRQDQNLLNVPDQLKAYIKNMRINGLFLYIAQQFNDIHAMRIFKWFYNDLYAINNSGIVPAKLVELMKNQILKDEMVAFLRNADFNIIDIRVRDIPTPNLQDIPEQLQPLFKDAQKTVPQLFTVHKKYNGAGQVVGDEEFSLSQESLGTIRIFKIVLYIIYSQVNGSHKTILIDEFDDSLHNELSQSLVRIFNSKQNLNQFILTTHNIQLMDLKVRIDQIYLAEKDFHGISTLNSIFDFNDPRTKGRLDIHFAKRYIEGRYGAVPIVDTEELLKTLARVDGIVGEQYVKNEEKDKTTF
- a CDS encoding P-loop NTPase fold protein, with protein sequence MQNPFNPTFGDVPKIYLDTGNQAESLAALIKNSEFARSFFITGVRGSGKTTFMTQVETLLSQDLQCLPISLINDEHLLSSFVHQLERAVESKTAALAKKLSGFTAGPISLSFNSEEAGSDVITRVVELMQIVKKKHQYVLVTIDEVDNSKAIRSFAQVFNDLKRHQMPIFTLMTGLPDLILNIQTENKMTFLLRSEKITMEPLGNGNTALGYSKVLGCDWVTAQQMANMVRGYSYAFQLLGYLAFEYQEKLARPIQQADLKSIEQQYIVQLFDNAYQKIFVDLSPQDKKYLIAVADHRRFKDVVSMMNQNASYVSQYRRRAIERHLVVPASYGQVNYTLPYFAEYLKAVQDPNSVYYDYLEF